Proteins encoded in a region of the Triticum dicoccoides isolate Atlit2015 ecotype Zavitan chromosome 3A, WEW_v2.0, whole genome shotgun sequence genome:
- the LOC119270181 gene encoding uncharacterized protein LOC119270181: MTNEEMGSPGSAPGLAQDAPTIIRIPLRAILDIVLAELGIPEAEYRREICDDNKICVTVLFDASTIKGAPAHMSISGTYSTDDEVAEDTAALKAIEYLETAANVVIRDYSYDKLKRLEEETERLMEQLEEANGAIPKLVRGWLLAVRCMSSFSHSLKLLLGKVSWMRL, translated from the exons ATGACCAACGAAGAAATGGGGTCACCGGGTTCAGCACCAGGGCTTGCTCAG GATGCTCCGACGATCATCAGAATTCCCTTGAGAGCCATACTTGACATCGTGCTAGCAGAGCTGGGAATCCCAGAGGCCGAATACCGTCGCGAGATATGCGACGATAACAAGATCTGCGTCACCGTGCTTTTCGACGCCTCTACAATCAAAGGAGCCCCCGCCCATATGTCGATATCCGGAACATATTCCACGGACGATGAAGTGGCAGAGGACACAGCTGCTCTTAAAGCCATTGAGTACTTAGAAACTGCGGCCAATGTGGTGATCAGGGACTACAGTTACGACAAGCTGAAACGGCTCGAGGAAGAAACCGAGCGCCTGATGGAGCAGTTGGAAGAAGCAAATGGTGCCATACCCAAGCTTGTTAGGGGCTGGCTGCTTGCTGTCAGATGTATGAGTTCATTCTCTCATAGTCTTAAGCTACTCCTGGGCAAAGTATCATGGATGAGATTATGA
- the LOC119270180 gene encoding probable glucuronosyltransferase Os01g0926700, whose protein sequence is MMARRALVAIAVLAAAAALLVAAEAQQAPAQQGHQTERISGSAGDVLDDDPVGRLKVFIYDLPGKYNKKLLKKDPRCLNHMFAAEIFMHRFLLSSAVRTTNPEEADWFYTPVYPTCDLTPSGLPLPFKSPRMMRSAIELIATKWPYWNRSEGADHFFVTPHDFGACFHYQEEKAIGRGILPLLQRATLVQTFGQKNHVCLKEGSITIPPFAPPQKMQNHLIPGETPRSIFVYFRGLFYDTGNDPEGGYYARGARASVWENFKNNPLFDISTDHPPTYYEDMQRSVFCLCPLGWAPWSPRLVEAVVFGCIPVIIADDIVLPFADAIPWEEIGVFVPEEDVPRLDSILTSIPTEDILRKQRLLANPSMKQAMLFPQPAQAGDAFHQILNGLARKLPHGEDVFLKPGQARLNWTAGPVGDLKPW, encoded by the exons ATGATGGCGAGGCGGGCCTTGGTTGCCATTGCGgttcttgcggcggcggcggcgctgcttgTTGCGGCGGAGGCCCAGCAGGCGCCGGCGCAGCAGGGCCACCAGACAGAGAGGATCTCAG GGAGTGCTGGTGACGTGCTGGACGATGACCCTGTTGGGAGGCTCAAGGTGTTTATCTATGACCTCCCTGGAAAATACAACAAGAAGCTGCTGAAGAAAGACCCAAGGTGCCTGAACCACATGTTCGCCGCGGAGATCTTCATGCACCGGTTCCTGCTGTCGAGCGCGGTTCGGACCACTAATCCCGAGGAAGCGGATTGGTTCTACACACCTGTGTACCCGACATGCGACCTGACGCCTTCGGGTCTCCCCTTGCccttcaagtctccgcggatgatgCGCAGCGCGATCGAGCTGATCGCGACGAAATGGCCTTACTGGAATAGATCGGAGGGGGCAGATCATTTCTTTGTCACGCCACATGACTTTGGCGCTTGCTTCCATTATCAG GAAGAGAAAGCAATTGGGCGAGGAATCCTTCCCTTGCTTCAGCGTGCCACACTGGTTCAGACCTTTGGACAGAAGAACCATGTCTGCTTGAAGGAAGGCTCCATCACAATTCCGCCATTTGCGCCTCCGCAGAAAATGCAGAATCACCTTATTCCTGGCGAGACCCCTCGATCCATCTTCGTATACTTCCGTGGTTTGTTCTATGACACCGGCAATGATCCTGAGGGTGGATACTATGCCAG AGGTGCTCGTGCATCTGTCTGGGAGAACTTCAAGAACAACCCGCTGTTCGACATCTCAACCGATCACCCACCGACATACTATGAAGATATGCAGAGGTCTGTGTTCTGCCTGTGCCCATTGGGCTGGGCACCATGGAGCCCCAGACTGGTGGAAGCCGTGGTTTTCGGCTGCATCCCGGTGATCATCGCAGACGACATCGTCCTGCCCTTCGCGGATGCCATCCCATGGGAGGAGATCGGCGTGTTTGTTCCTGAGGAGGACGTCCCGAGGCTGGACAGCATCCTGACATCCATTCCAACAGAGGACATACTGAGGAAGCAAAGGCTTCTCGCAAACCCTTCGATGAAGCAGGCCATGCTGTTCCCCCAGCCAGCTCAAGCAGGAGATGCGTTCCATCAGATACTTAACGGGCTTGCCCGCAAGCTTCCGCATGGCGAAGATGTCTTCTTGAAGCCCGGCCAGGCCCGTCTGAACTGGACTGCTGGCCCGGTGGGTGACCTGAAGCCGTGGTAG